The Corynebacterium felinum DNA segment TGTTTCATGTCCGTGTGTGGGGTGGCAAACGGCGGCATGGAGACTTTCTGATAATCAAGTAAGTTTTGAAAAATATGTCTAAAGCCTTGCGGGCACAACACTGGTGGGGTTATTCTGTACTTCTGGGTTTCTTTGAAGGCTCATTTTTTTGACTAGGTTCTCGTTACTTCATTTTGTGATATGACCCCACGGGGGCCGATTTCCTTAAAGGAACCCTTCCTTAATTTTGATGGGCCTTTTCTCGAACGCAGAGGCAGCGTTTTCGCTTGTCCACGCACCTATAGAAGGTGTTGCCGCGCATAGTGTGCGGTTGCGTTTTCGATGAAAAGGCCCATTTTTCATGCCCTGAAAATGCTTATGCTTTCATCGGTGCGTTCATTATTCAAGTAGTCGGTGAGGAGGATTTTTGTGAGCACGGTAGCTATGCTGCGTCAAGGGTTTATTGCGTCAGGGGGTGCAGGGGAGCAACGGTGCAGTCTTGCTGAGGCTGTGACTTGTGCCTGTGAGTTGATGAATCTCGGTTTTCTCGCTGATCCCACCGATTTGCTGCGCTTTGATGTACTAGAGCTGAATACCTTGATTTATAATGCGGCGATTGTTGTGGGCGCTGATCGTGCGTGGATTCCCATGTATCCGGGTTTCCCCAAGCAGGTTATCGAAACTTCCTCGGCGCAGCTGCTGTTTGACCAGTTGGTGCATTACATCACTAGTGGTGCGCTGTTGCCGGCGTTGCGCGGTGAGTTTGAGCGCACCCCGAATGCCACGTTTGCTGATCTTAAGCCACTGCGGTTGCTGAAGCCTTCGGTTGCTGATTTAGCGGGGTTGTGGGGTCAGGCTGTGGGCTTGAGTGAGCAGGATGCGGAGTTTGCTGTTGATCTTGCGTTGTGGCTGGAGGAGGATTCGCTTGTTGCTTTTGAGATGACCGATTTTTCCTCAAGTGAAAACTTTGGACTAGCCTGCGAGACGTTGACGAGCATCGGTGTTCAAGGTGTTTTTGATGTGGGTGTGACAAAGGTTCGCAATGCTGATGATTTGTTGCGGCTGATTGTTGGCTGCTTCGGTTCTGGTGCTCGTCTGTTGCAGGATGTGCGCCTGCGGTCTGTGCCGCAGGCGAAGCGGCGGGTAATCCTCGATGCGTTGGCGCGGCGTGAGCGGCAGTTTGATCTGGACTTGCTGTTTCGGCGTCGCAAAGTGTGGCGGAAAGTGATGCGTGTGCTGCACCCGTATGCGCAGCCGAATGCGCCGCGCACACAGCTCGATATTATTCACGAGAATGTGAAATTTCGCACCACCAATGCGCTCGTTGAGCAGGCGCTTGTCGACGGCGATATCATCACCGCGTGCACATTACTGTCGAAGCAACCCGGAAATTTGATTCGACGACTCGATCACCTCATGCGCCTTGCTGGGGCGCGGCGCACGCTGGGCTGGCAGGACAATGTTGCTGCATTGGACGCTGCGCTGAAGCAGGCGGCGCCGAAAGTGCGGTTGAGCACCCTGATTTCTGTGCTGAACCACCTGCGCACGCGGGAGGACACCTTCAAAGTAGTCAAAATCCCAGGTAAGGGTAATGTGCTGCAGAAAGTCGACGCGACCAAAGTTCTTCCCATGGTGCTTGCGAAGGTGAATCTTCGGATTCAGGAAGCAATTACCGCGCGCCTTGCGCTGGTTAGCGCACCGGAAGCAGCGGTGGCCTGCAAGTCGAATGTGCCGGTGGAACTGGTTAAACGTGACACGTCAACTGGGCTTTCAGTGATCAAGCGTGGCGAGAGAATCGCGCTGTGGGATGATGTGGACAATGAACGTGCAGATGAGAACTCAGGGAACATCCGCATGTTTATACATTGGTATGGCGGTGATGTGGATTTGGGCGTGGTGCTTGCGGATGCCACGTTGAAGAACCGCATTGGCTTTGTCGACTACACCAACCATTCGGAGAAACGTTTCCGGAATGCGATCGTTCACTCAGGCGACATTGTCAATGCCCCCAACGGTGGCTGCGAGTTCATCGATATCGATGTGAAAGTGCTGCGCAAGCGGTTCCCTCATGCCCGCTATGCGATTTGCTCGGTGATTTCTTTCGGCGCGGGACTGTTGAGCAAGGTGGATAGTTTCGCTGGTGCAATGGTGCGTGGCTCCGGCATGGAAGGGAAATTGTTTGAGCCTCGCAGCGTGATCACTGCGGCAACACCGACGGTTCCTTCCACCAGTGCGATCCCATTTGTGGTTGACCTAGACACGTTTGAGTTGGTGTGGCTGGATTCTTCCCTAGGTACCCGTCGTGGTGGGTACAGCGCAGGACGTTCGGTTGCGCTTGATCTTGTCAGGGCGGAGATGAGTGTTCTATCGAAGAAAGTCACCGAAGGTGAGTTGCTTTCCTGGTGGGCGAAAGCCCATGGGGTGGCAACCACTGATGAGCCGGTTGACGACTTACAGATTGCTGCTCTTTTGGCGGGTTGTTAGAGGTGAAAGCGGGTATTGTTGGTGAAAAACCGGCGATACCCGCTTGTGCTTTACGGCAGCTTAATGATGTTGCGCAGCGCCGGAACGAATGCGAAAACAGCCACGAGCGCCCCAATGATTGCGCCTGCTAGGCCAGAAACAGCGGCGATGATGCCGCTGATAGCGTTGCTTTTCTCCGCAGGAGCAGGTTTCTTGCACTCCTCAAGAGCCGCGATTATTGTGGTTTCCTCAAGATTAGGAGAGCGATTTTCCTTTTCGAATCTTTTATAACGCGCCAGCATTTTGTCAACGCCTTCAGGAGTTAGATAAGTGGAGTATCCAAGTTTCCCTTCGGTTTCAGGGGCCGTTACGTTGATGCGGCAGTCTTGTCCGATTCGCTCCACCGTTGTGGAGATCGTTGCCGAGGCAGGTACAGCACTTAAGCTAAAAACCATGAGGGCTGTGAGGGAAGAAATAAGTGTTTTCTTCATACATGCTCCTAAAAAGGGAAATAGACCATGAGAAAGTACTGAGGCACAAACGAAAGTAATGCCCGGTTAAGGTGCGAAGGCATGCTGGTTCTTGTTCCTCTAAGGCTGCTTATTGCGTGATCAAAGGGCAGTGGGGATCGTGCCTATAGTCCGCAAAGTAGCTGAAATTTACCTTAGGTAAAATAGCAAAGTCTTATGTATTTGGGTGGTGCTGATGGGGGTGATTGTCAGAAGTGATAAGGGCTACGCAGAAGGTGTGCGAAAGGTGTGCTGTGGCAATCTGCGTGCTTTCAGGTGGGGGAGTGAGGGTGAAAAATTTTAAGCTCCACCGTGAAATTTTTTTTACATAGGGTCAAGGGGGTCTAATTGCCTGCCGGGATGAATGTCACCCGCTTTGGGGATTGAACGCATCTAAGGGGAGTTCGACCTTTTCTGTTTCTTTGGCTGAATGTGCGGGGTGTGGGTAGCTTAAGGTCGAGTTGTGGCAAGGCTGCCTGGATTTTCAAGTCTGGGCTGGGGGCTACCACACGGAAAATGGTGTGTTGGTTAAGGCATATCGCCCTTAGGCGATGTGCCTATAAATGTGTATGGATTGATTCAAAATTAATAGTTAGAGTTTCAGCGCATGGGCTAAAAATTGACCTGCGGTTTTGTGTGTAGCACTTGCTCTATCTCTAACTGATAATTTCCATAGAATGTCACGGTGGGGTACGGCAACCGATTGGGGTGGCTAATTCTCATCACACCGCCAAGAGCTGCGCCTAGTGCTGTTGAAGATAATGTATTTCAATTCGGTTGCCTATACCTCGTTTGTGCAAAAGTCAGCAGATACAAGGGAGCAACACAATTTTCGTTTGTTCGCTACCGCAGCGGTTGAATACTCGACCTTTGTCTGTGGCATCGAGTGAAAACGGCGTGTGGGAGAAGAAAAGGTCGAGTTGTGCTCAGAGGTGTCGCAAGCACAAAGGCCTCGTGCGCAATGCACGAGGCCTTGGGAAGAAGAATTATTAGTTAGCGTGAAGTGCGGAGTTTAGCTCCACAGCCTCAGACTTCCAGGAGGTTGCTTCCACAGCGCCGGTGATGGAATTGCGACGGAACAAAATGTTATTCGCCCCCGAAAGCTCCACAGCTTTGATGCTCGCGCCATCCTCAACTGCCAGTGCCGCAGCCACTGCGCCGCGAACCACAAGCTTCGAACCAGCGGTTACATACAGGCCGGCCTCGACCACGCAGTCGTCGCCAAGCGAAATGCCCACACCGGCATTCGCACCCAACAAACAACGCTGACCAATCGAAATAACCTGCTTGCCGCCACCCGAAAGGGTACCCATGATCGATGCGCCGCCACCAATATCAGAGCCATCAGCAACAACAACACCCGCCGAAATACGGCCCTCAACCATGGAAGAACCCAAGGTGCCCGCATTAAAGTTCACAAAACCCTCATGCATCACAGTGGTGCCCTCAGCCAGGTGTGCGCCCAAACGCACACGATCAGCATCACCAATGCGCACACCTGTCGGCAGCACATAATCAACCATGCGGGGGAACTTATCCACCGAGTACACAGTCACAGGGCCACGCGCCTGCAACTTTGCGCGAGTCAACTCAAAACCAGCAGGAAGACACGGGCCGAAATTCGTCCACACCACATTGGCCAACAAACCAAACACGCCATCAAGATTCACACCATGAGGTTTGACAATCCGGTGCGAAAGCAAATGCAAACGCAAATACGCGTCATAAGCATCTACAGGAGCATCATCCACCGAAGCGATGCTGGTGGTGATCACAACACGAGAAGTCTCACGGGCCTCATCAGTGCCCACAAGCGCAGCGAACTCCGCAGGTGCCTCATCAATAATGGAAGTACCAGCAGAAACAGGCTGCTCATTCGCAGTAATCGAAGGGAACCAGGCATCTAAAACAGTTCCATTGGCATGAATGGTAGCCAGACCAGTAGCAGTAAAAGAAGTCATGGTTGGATAGTTTACTTTCTTTTTCACAATCAGGAACACACAGGGGGCATGGCCACCCACACAAAGCAGCCATGCCCCTTGACCAAAAACTACATTAAGAAACCGTGGAATGCTTATTCTTCTTCGTGAGGAAACTCAACCCCACAACCACAACAAACAACACAGCAACCGCATAAATCTGGCCACGCGAGTTGGCGTCGACAAGCATCAACACCACAAGTGCACCCAACAAAATCAGACACACAACAGCCGACCACGGATGCCCGCCCATACGCACAGACGTAATCTCACCAGTGCGCACCAACTCAGGATGCAACTTGATCCAGGACGCGGCAATCATCACCCACAACACAATCAAGCAGCCACCCACAGCATTGAGCAAGAAGGTCAGCAGCCCCGGTGGATTCCAATACTGCAAACCCACAGACGCGAACGCAAACACCATCGACAACAACACAGCAGCCCTAGGAACCGACTGGCCAGAAATATAAGAAAAGACCTTCGGGGCATCGCCACGCTTAGCCAAAGAGAAAATCAGGCGCGACGTGCCATAAATCTGGGCATTAAACGCCGAAAGCAACGCCAGAACAATAATTGCTTCCATAAAACCCACCACATACGGAATGTTCGCCATCGCCAAAATAATGGTAAATGGCGACTCCGCAGCACTCGACGCACCCTGAATCGACTCAAAAGGAATCAGTGTAATAATCACCAACACCGAACCCAAGTAGAACAGGGAAATACGCCAAATCACCGAACGCACAGCAGTAGCAATCGAGGAGGCCGGATTCTCAGACTCAGCAGCAGCAATCGTAATAATCTCAATGCCACCAAACGCAAAAGCCACAGCCAACAAACCTGCAGCAATGCCCGAAATGCCATTCGGCATAAACCCATTGCCCACCAAATTGCGGGTACCCACAAACTCAGTGCCAGGCAGCAAACCAAACACCAAAAGAGCGCCAATAACCAAGAATGCAATAATCACAGCAACCTTGATAAACGCAAACCAGAACTCAAACTCGCCAAAACCTTTCACATTGGCAAGATTGATCACCGCGAAAATAGTGACGCAAATCAACGCAGGGATCCACGGATCAACCCCAAACCAGTTCCCCATGATCGCAGCCGCACCAGTCATCTCAGCGCCCATCACCATGGTGAGCATGAACCAGTACAACCAGCCGGAAGTAAAACCAGCCCAGTGCCCAAACGCCTGCTCCGCATAAACAGAAAAAGCGCCGGAGCTGGGGCGCGCGGCAGCCATCTCACCTAGCATTTGCATGAACAACACCACGATGGCGCCAGCGAAAATGTAGCCAAAAATCACGGCGGGGCCAGCAGCCTGAATACCCACACCAGTGCCGAGAAAAAGGCCCGCACCAATGGCGGACCCTAAGCCCATCATGGTCAGGTGGCGAGTTTTCAACCCCGTTCCCAAACCGGTTTCTTGCGTCTTTGAAGTCATAACTTCACACCTTATCGCTAAGGTGGAAGTTTTCTCACATCGAGTACCCAATAAGTACTAAAAACCCGCAATAAAATTGCGCACATTTGCTGTGTTAGGGCTGTGGACTTCTGCGGTGCTTGCCCACCTTCTAGTGCAATGAGCGCATACACCTCCATCACGCCATGGCAGCACTCAAGGAAAGGGGGGAGAAGAAAAACACTCATAGGAGCTTATGACACGATCGCTTTATTCCTGTGACTGTGTGCAACTTCCCACAAAAACCTGCGGTTTATACCGTCACCTGCACGGCAGGATTATCCGGATTCAGCGGGCGCGCTACTGGCTCGGTAAAACCGGACTCGTAAGCAATGGAAAGATGTGAAGTGCCTTCAATAAAGCGCGCGGGGGCAACCTCATTGCTGTGTCCCATGCGGATGGGGGTGTGCGGGTCTAAAACAACCTTGTGGCCAATATGAACATTATCGCCTAAGCTCAAGCCCAAAACCGTGGCGGAAATGCCGAAACTACAATTCTTCCCTACCCGCATCTGCACCGGTTTCGAGCTAATCAGCGAAGAAGAAAGTTGCAGGGTGGAATGCTCACCAACAATAGTGCCAGAAGTAATTCTGCCTTCGATTCGACAGGGGCCGAGCGTACCGGCGTTGTGCGAGACGAAACCTTCCCGCATCACCCTAGTACCCGGCGCGAGGTAGGCGCCGAGGCGGACGCGTTCAGCTTCGGAGATTTGAACGCCGGAGGGGACAACGTAGTCGACCATGCGGGGGAGGGGGTCGATGCCGTAGACGTGGATGAGTCCGCGGGAGCGCAGTGAGGTGCGCATGTGTTCAAAATTGTCGGGGAGGCAGGGGCCTTTGTTGGTCCAGACAACAGTGTTGAGGATGGCGATGGCATCATCCATGTTGATCTCGCCGGGGGTGCAGAGGCGGTGGGAGAGTAGGTGCAGGCGTAGGTAGACGTCGTGGGCGTCGGTGGGTGGTTCGTTGAGGTCGCGGATGGTGGTGCGGATCGCGACTTGTTCGACGAGGCGTTGGTCGTCGAGTTTGACGAGGCTTAGGAGCTTGGGTGGGAGGTCTTGGGCGCCGAGTCGGGTGCTGTGAGTGTGGAAGTGGGGGTGGTGGAGGATGGTGGGGTCGGTGATGAGTTCGGGTGTGGGATACCAGGTGTCGAGGATTTCTCCTGTCATGGCGATATTGGCTATTCCTACACCTTGGGCACCGATGCTTGTCATGTTTTCTAGTGTAGTACAGCTATTTCTTTGGTTGTCTGATGTGTTGGTGGGTGGGGTTTGAGTGTGTGGGGGTGTGAGGGGTTGATGGCAGGTTTTGGGAGGGAGGTTTTGGCTAAGCTTGGTTTTTATGGCTAATTCTGAACTGTCTTTCCCTGTTGTTGATCTTTTCTGTGACCCTGTGGGGTTGACTGCGGCTTTGGTGGATATTGAAAGTCCAAGCCATGAGGAGAAGACGATTGCGGATGCGATTGAGCATGCGTTGCGCCAGCTAGATGGTGTGCTGGTTGATCGTGTGGGTAATACTGTGGTGGCGCGTACTGATCGGGGCTTGGGTCAGCGCGTGATTTTGGCGGGGCATTGCGATACGGTTCCGATTGCGGGCAATGTTCCTTCCACGCGTGGGTTGGATGATCAGGGTCGAGATACGTTGTTTGGGTGTGGAACGGTGGATATGAAGTCGGGGCTGGCGGTGTATTTGAATGCGTTTGCCCGTCTTGCTGCTGATCCGGCGTTGCGTTACGACTTGACGTTGGTATGTTATGAGGGGGAGGAGGTTGCGAGTGTATATAACGGTTTGGGGCATGTGCACACCCAGCGCCCCGAGTTGTTGGTGGGGGATGTGGCGTTGTTGGGGGAGCCGTCGGGGTCGATGATTGAGGCGGGTTGTCAGGGCTCGATTCGGTTGAAGGTGGTGGCAACGGGTGTGCGGGCACATTCGGCTCGTAGTTGGTTGGGGAAGAATGCTATGCATGCCCTTGCCCCTGTGATCAGTAATATTGCGGCATATCAGGCTACTAAAGTGCTTGTCGACGATTGTCTCTACCACGAGGGCCTGAATATTGTGCACTGCGAATCAGGGGTGGCCACGAATACGATTCCTGATGAGGCGTGGATGTTTGTGAATTTCCGTTTCGCCCCGAACCGTAGTGTCGATCAGGCGTTAGAGCACATGCTGGAGGTGTTGGATCTTCCGGAAGGTGTGCGTTTTGAGGTTGATGATGCGGTTCCGGGTGCTCGCCCTGGTTTGGATCGCCCAGTTGTCCAAGAGCTGATTGCTGCTACCGGTGGGAAGGTGCGGGCAAAATATGGGTGGACTGATGTGGCGCGTTTTAGTGAATTGGGAATCCCCGCTGTGAATTTTGGCCCGGGAGATCCGAGTTTTTGCCATAAGAAGGACGAGCAGTGCCCGGTGGAGATGATTACTGAAGTTTCGCAGGTGCTGTTGGACTACCTTCGGGGTAGCACACCGCCTGCAGTATAAGTAGGGTGGCGGTGGATGTGTGAAAGCTTGCAGCGGACATGAAAGTGAGCGCTGTGTGTTGGTCGCCTTTGTTCGCCGGTGGTGAAAGTTACTGCGCTGATCCTGGCGGCGTCGATAAGCTAAAAGAACACACCGTGAACCTTGCCTAGCGCCGCGTGTGCAGTTTGCGCACGTCGGTGGTGCCACAAAGGCGGGGATTAATGCGAAAGAAGAATGAAATAATGTTTACTAACGGCAAAAGCGCAGAAAAACTTCAGAAAGCAAAGCAGCGGGCGCGGGAATTAGCAGAAAACACCCACATGCTGCGCGGTCCGGTGTTGCTGCGTCAATCGGGGCAGCCCCAAGAATCCACCTACGATCAGCGGCTGCTCGAACTCGGTGCCGACCATGACTGGATGCACGCCGACCCGTGGCGGGTGTTGCGCATCCAAAGTGAATTCGTCGCCGGCTTCGACGCCCTCCACGGCCTGCCCAAAGCCGTGACCGTGTTCGGATCTGCCCGCACCAAAGAAGACACCGAACTCTACGCCCTTGGCTGCGAGATGGGCAAAGCACTTGCCGACGCCGGATACGCCGTGATCACCGGTGGTGGGCCTGGGCTGATGGAAGCCGCCAACCGCGGAGCATTCGAAGCAGACGGGCTATCCGTCGGCTTGGGTATCGAGCTGCCCCACGAACAAGGGCTCAACGAATACATCGACCTTGGGCTCAACTTCCGCTACTTCTTTGCCCGGAAAACCATGTTCCTCAAATACTCCCAAGCCTTCGTCTGCCTGCCCGGCGGACTTGGCACCTTAGACGAGCTCTTTGAAGTGATGTGCATGGTCCAAACTGGCAAAGTCACCAACTTTCCCATCGTGCTCATCGGCACCGAATTCTGGTCTGGGCTTGTCGACTGGCTTAAAAACCAGCTCGTGGCTAAAAACATGATCAGCGCTGAAGACATGAACCTGTTTTTGCTCACCGACTCCATCGACGAAGCCATCGACTACATCCGCGACGCCCACGCCGCCAACGGGGTTATCTAACCATGATCACCAGCGCGTTCACCCACAACGGGCGTGCCGCAGTGATGGCTATTATCAACCGCACCCCAGACTCCTTCTACGACCAAGGTGCCACCGAATCCTTCGACTTAGCACTCGCCCGAGCCACACAGGTCATCGACGATGGCGCCACCATCATCGACATCGGTGGGGTCAAAGCTGGGCCCGGTGAATACGTCAGCGCCGAGGAAGAAATCGAACGCGTCGTCCCCCTCATCCACACCATCTCCCACACCTTCCCCCACATCACCATCTCCGTCGACACCTGGCGCGCCGAAGTCGCAGCACCTGCCATCGAAGCAGGCGCAACCTTAATCAACGACACCTGGGCCGGACACGACCCCGAACTCGCCGAAGTCGCCGGACACTACCACGTCGGCTACGTCTGCTCCCACACCGGCGGTGTCCAACCCCGCACCCGCCCCTACCGCGTCAGATTCGACGACATCACCGTCGCAGTCATCGACGAAACCACCCGCCAAGCCGAACGCGCAGTTGGCCTCGGCGTCCCCGAAAACAAAATACTCATCGACCCCACCCACGACTTCGGCAAAAACACCCACCACGGACTCGAACTCCTCCGCCACATCGACACCATCGTCAACACCGGCTGGCCAGTACTCATGGCATTAAGCAACAAAGACTTCATCGGCGAAACACTCAACCGCCCGATAAAAGAACGCCTCCCCGGCACCCTCGCCGCCACCTGCTGGGCCGCCAGCAAAGGCGTGGCAGCCTTTCGCGCACACGAAGTCAAAGAAACCGCCGACGTCATCTACATGACCGCCGCCATCGCAGGGCACACCCCACCGAAAAACGTCACCCGAGGGCTTGCATGAAATTCACCGTCATCATCCCCGCACTCAACGAAGAAAAAACCATCGCACACGTCGTTGACGCAGCCTGCCAATCACAGGCCACCGACATCATCGTCATCGACTCCGACTCGTTAGACAACACCGCCAGCATCGCACAACACCACGGCGCACGCGTATACAACTGGCGCGAGATCCTCCCGCACATCCCCTGCCAACCCGGCAAAGGCGAAGCACTCTGGCGTGGCGTCTACGCAGCACAAACAGAAGCAATCGTCTTCGTCGATGCCGACGTCGAAAAGCTCAGCCCAGAATCCATCAACGCACTCGCACAACCACTGACCAACCCCGCAATCGACCTCGTCAAAGCACACTACACCCGCACCTACCAAGGACAGGCCACCGGCGGGGGCCGCGTCACCGAACTCTGCGCAAAACCCCTGCTTAAACACTTATTCCCGCACCTGTCCCACATCCACCAACCCCTCGCTGGCGAATACGCCATCCGCCGCAGCTTCGCGCTGGGCGCCGAATTCGCGCCGGGCTACGGTGTCGAAGTGGGTTTGCTTATCGACGCCGCCAACCCCACCCAAGTCCCACTCCCGCCGCGGGTGCATCGCAACCGACCTTTACACGAACTCGCCGACATGGCAGATATTGTGGCAGCTACAATCTTGAGCAAGGCGGGAATCGGTACCATGAACTACCGCCCACCCCTGAACCACATCGACACCTTTTTCCCGCCCCCTTCCACACCCTTCTGTGAAAAGGAAAGGTCATGAACTCAGCAGCAACCATCACGGCAGTGTCGCTCGGCGCTGGAATGATCATCCTCACCGTGCTTTTCGCCTGGTTTTTTTACGCACTTTTTAAACCCACGCTTATTCTCGGGGGTGGGAATAAACCTGTTGAAGAGGAGTTTGATGTCATGGAAAACAACCGTCGCGCTATCGACGAAGGCAACTTTGAGCAGCTCACATTCACTACAGCCAAACAGGGATACGATAAAGCCCAAGTTGATGCTGTGATCGCTGATCTCCTCGCTAAGTTAGCTGCAGCTGAGGCCAAGCTGAGTGAATCGGGAGTATAATAGGCAAAGTGAGCGTATTCTCTGCGCCGAATTGTTGAAAAAGAAACTGGTGAACAACTTATGGCTGCGATGAAGCCCCGAACGGGAAACGGTCCGATGGAAGCGGTGAAGGAAAGCCGAAAGATCGTGATGCGCATCCCCACCGATGGCGGCGGCCGCCTCGTGATCGAACTCAACAGGGACGAAGCTGCCGAACTGGCCGAACTGTTGCGCCAAGTCAGCCAATAACAAACAACTCATGTGGAGGTTTCCACCCCAGCAACAAGACTTGCTGGGGTGGAAACCTCCACGTGTGTGCATAGTCGAACTCCCACCTGTTATGTAATCGTAGGGCGCGTGCATCTTGGTGGGCTGGTGAATGACTATCGTGCAGGACTGTACCGGTGTTAAGCCTAACTGCGCTAAGATGAAGCGCACACATTTTCTTGTCCCTTCACAGTTGTAGGAAGGAAGCCACAACCGGTGCTTTCTCATGTCATTGACGTACTCGCAGACCCCATCGACGGCAGCCCACTTTCTGGGGTTGATCAGTTCAGCCGCCTCGTGTCTGAGTCCGGTCATTCTTATGATGTTGCCCGCCAAGGCTACGTCACCCTCGCCGCGGGCAAGGGCCTGCGCTACAGCGGTGATGATTCCGACATGATCGCCGCCCGCGAAACCTTCCTCTCACGCGGCCACTTCGCGCCCTTCGTGGAAGCTATCTCCCACACCGTGGCTGACGTGCTCGACGATGCGGAAGTCCCCGAGGGTGCAGAACCCGTGATCGTCGAAATTGGTGCAGGCACCGGATATTATCTTTCCCACGTGCTTGATTCGATTGAAGGTGCACGCGGCGTGGGCATCGATGTTTCCACCCCAGCAGCAAAGCTGCTGTCAAAGTGCCACCCGCGCGTAGGTGCAGTGGTTGCTGATGCTTG contains these protein-coding regions:
- a CDS encoding methyltransferase domain-containing protein, which codes for MLSHVIDVLADPIDGSPLSGVDQFSRLVSESGHSYDVARQGYVTLAAGKGLRYSGDDSDMIAARETFLSRGHFAPFVEAISHTVADVLDDAEVPEGAEPVIVEIGAGTGYYLSHVLDSIEGARGVGIDVSTPAAKLLSKCHPRVGAVVADAWARLPIQDSSVDAITVVFAPRNASEFARVLKPQGEVVVMTPNVGHLSELREPLGIIDVEKGKIDRMIAQASGHLVPVGEPETVEFVMNLDQASIATQIGMSPSARHIHPDILAERIATLPSSMAVTARATVTRFTKA
- a CDS encoding succinyltransferase, which gives rise to MTSIGAQGVGIANIAMTGEILDTWYPTPELITDPTILHHPHFHTHSTRLGAQDLPPKLLSLVKLDDQRLVEQVAIRTTIRDLNEPPTDAHDVYLRLHLLSHRLCTPGEINMDDAIAILNTVVWTNKGPCLPDNFEHMRTSLRSRGLIHVYGIDPLPRMVDYVVPSGVQISEAERVRLGAYLAPGTRVMREGFVSHNAGTLGPCRIEGRITSGTIVGEHSTLQLSSSLISSKPVQMRVGKNCSFGISATVLGLSLGDNVHIGHKVVLDPHTPIRMGHSNEVAPARFIEGTSHLSIAYESGFTEPVARPLNPDNPAVQVTV
- a CDS encoding DUF3117 domain-containing protein; its protein translation is MAAMKPRTGNGPMEAVKESRKIVMRIPTDGGGRLVIELNRDEAAELAELLRQVSQ
- a CDS encoding TIGR00730 family Rossman fold protein, which translates into the protein MLRGPVLLRQSGQPQESTYDQRLLELGADHDWMHADPWRVLRIQSEFVAGFDALHGLPKAVTVFGSARTKEDTELYALGCEMGKALADAGYAVITGGGPGLMEAANRGAFEADGLSVGLGIELPHEQGLNEYIDLGLNFRYFFARKTMFLKYSQAFVCLPGGLGTLDELFEVMCMVQTGKVTNFPIVLIGTEFWSGLVDWLKNQLVAKNMISAEDMNLFLLTDSIDEAIDYIRDAHAANGVI
- the dapE gene encoding succinyl-diaminopimelate desuccinylase, which gives rise to MANSELSFPVVDLFCDPVGLTAALVDIESPSHEEKTIADAIEHALRQLDGVLVDRVGNTVVARTDRGLGQRVILAGHCDTVPIAGNVPSTRGLDDQGRDTLFGCGTVDMKSGLAVYLNAFARLAADPALRYDLTLVCYEGEEVASVYNGLGHVHTQRPELLVGDVALLGEPSGSMIEAGCQGSIRLKVVATGVRAHSARSWLGKNAMHALAPVISNIAAYQATKVLVDDCLYHEGLNIVHCESGVATNTIPDEAWMFVNFRFAPNRSVDQALEHMLEVLDLPEGVRFEVDDAVPGARPGLDRPVVQELIAATGGKVRAKYGWTDVARFSELGIPAVNFGPGDPSFCHKKDEQCPVEMITEVSQVLLDYLRGSTPPAV
- the folP gene encoding dihydropteroate synthase, with product MITSAFTHNGRAAVMAIINRTPDSFYDQGATESFDLALARATQVIDDGATIIDIGGVKAGPGEYVSAEEEIERVVPLIHTISHTFPHITISVDTWRAEVAAPAIEAGATLINDTWAGHDPELAEVAGHYHVGYVCSHTGGVQPRTRPYRVRFDDITVAVIDETTRQAERAVGLGVPENKILIDPTHDFGKNTHHGLELLRHIDTIVNTGWPVLMALSNKDFIGETLNRPIKERLPGTLAATCWAASKGVAAFRAHEVKETADVIYMTAAIAGHTPPKNVTRGLA
- the dapD gene encoding 2,3,4,5-tetrahydropyridine-2,6-dicarboxylate N-succinyltransferase, with the translated sequence MTSFTATGLATIHANGTVLDAWFPSITANEQPVSAGTSIIDEAPAEFAALVGTDEARETSRVVITTSIASVDDAPVDAYDAYLRLHLLSHRIVKPHGVNLDGVFGLLANVVWTNFGPCLPAGFELTRAKLQARGPVTVYSVDKFPRMVDYVLPTGVRIGDADRVRLGAHLAEGTTVMHEGFVNFNAGTLGSSMVEGRISAGVVVADGSDIGGGASIMGTLSGGGKQVISIGQRCLLGANAGVGISLGDDCVVEAGLYVTAGSKLVVRGAVAAALAVEDGASIKAVELSGANNILFRRNSITGAVEATSWKSEAVELNSALHAN
- a CDS encoding glucosyl-3-phosphoglycerate synthase, with product MKFTVIIPALNEEKTIAHVVDAACQSQATDIIVIDSDSLDNTASIAQHHGARVYNWREILPHIPCQPGKGEALWRGVYAAQTEAIVFVDADVEKLSPESINALAQPLTNPAIDLVKAHYTRTYQGQATGGGRVTELCAKPLLKHLFPHLSHIHQPLAGEYAIRRSFALGAEFAPGYGVEVGLLIDAANPTQVPLPPRVHRNRPLHELADMADIVAATILSKAGIGTMNYRPPLNHIDTFFPPPSTPFCEKERS
- a CDS encoding amino acid permease, translating into MTSKTQETGLGTGLKTRHLTMMGLGSAIGAGLFLGTGVGIQAAGPAVIFGYIFAGAIVVLFMQMLGEMAAARPSSGAFSVYAEQAFGHWAGFTSGWLYWFMLTMVMGAEMTGAAAIMGNWFGVDPWIPALICVTIFAVINLANVKGFGEFEFWFAFIKVAVIIAFLVIGALLVFGLLPGTEFVGTRNLVGNGFMPNGISGIAAGLLAVAFAFGGIEIITIAAAESENPASSIATAVRSVIWRISLFYLGSVLVIITLIPFESIQGASSAAESPFTIILAMANIPYVVGFMEAIIVLALLSAFNAQIYGTSRLIFSLAKRGDAPKVFSYISGQSVPRAAVLLSMVFAFASVGLQYWNPPGLLTFLLNAVGGCLIVLWVMIAASWIKLHPELVRTGEITSVRMGGHPWSAVVCLILLGALVVLMLVDANSRGQIYAVAVLFVVVVGLSFLTKKNKHSTVS